AAGTTCTTTTCTTATGAGAAGGTGGTCTTATTTTCCTGGCACTCATCGATATCACAGTCTTCTCCTTCAGTGGTGACAGTGCCGTTGCAGGGTGGGACGTCACTCAGGGTGCTGCGTACTGTAACCCTCGTCATGCTCAGAGAGTGCTTCCTTGGGACGGGACGCCATTTGTGGTGACACATCACCTCTTTAAACATCTCCCTGAAACGGGTGGACATGAGGTTGTAGAGGATCGGATTAATCGCCGAGCTCAGATAGAAGAAGACCCCGGAGATGACGTGGACGTATTCATAGATCTGGAAAATCTTTATGTGTTCACTGCTCTTCTGGTCCATGAAGCTCCACATAAGTCGATCGGTGTGGAACGGAGCCCAACAGATGCCAAACATGACCACTAGGACAACTGAGGAGAAAACAGTAATTCTCAGGGTAtcacaagctgttagtgcatagataagttgcaaagactaaagtctcaaaaccaaagagatattctttataaaagttaagagTCGACCACACCTTCTTAAAACAGCTTATTTAAACATGGCCCCACTTATGGTGGATCATTTTTATAACCCCGCACCAAATGTTTaggcaaagaaagaaggcgaaATTGTGTTTCTTTGgacttccaaaagaggacataGCCAATTTGAATAACTGAATACACGCTGAATAGCTGGCTAATCTGAGAACGGTGAGCTTTGTAGAAATCGACATTTCAGAAAGACGGGGCTTAGAGAAGAATCAATAATGTAGAGTACATGGaaaataatgtgctttttaaaacttaaaccGCATAAACACATAACATTACGccaaataatattcttttttatatcctttaaataatttaataataacccaaaatattcattcaaatttcttattaaatttttttctagCATGCTTTCTGGACCCTACTGAATGCTATTCTGCGTTTTAGTGTATAAAGCCTCAGAAATGTGTATGCTTTGCCTTGTCACTGATTACTTGAATAAATCGAGGGAaagcaaatacacattttcacacTCTTCGAAAAGTGGTGCTGAGTGCTGACACATCCAATTTAATGCTAATAACAGCCAGAATTGGATATGACTAAGAGTTCTTGAAAGTAAGGTTTTCTATGCGACGGGGAAGACTTCATTAAAACAGCTTGTGAAAAACCTTACATCACATTACCTCAGAAAATTCACTGAATGCCTAGTGCTCTTTCGTtagcaagaaaaagaaagactacCTACAGTGAATCATACATTGTATACATTCACTATATTAAacaatgatttacatttttaacgtGTTAGTAAATGCTTTGTAGCATTAACCTAGTAATTATTTCATCATAATGCAGAGACTGCAGCCCATTCAGTGCATAAAACTCAAGATGTGTTTCAAAATGACTTAAAGGGATGAAGCAGGTCACGTAAGTTAAGAACACCCTCGCAGTGCAATATGATCTAAAACAACCAAGGCACTGTTATAGATGAGAATTGAGTTATTGGCCAGCTGGCCTACTTACACAACATTTTAGTGACCTGCTGGCGACGTGTTTTCTGCTGCTGACTGCGTACATTAGAGGAGCTGTCTTGTCCCAGACTTGCTTTTGCCTCCAGGACCTGCAACATCTTTTCGCGTTTTAGCTGCATGCCGATGAGCAAATACAGCACGCTGATGGTCAGCATGGGCAGGAGGAAAAACAGCAGAGTGGTGATTTGGATGATCAGGTTGTACATCCAACGTGGCTTGACCAGCATGCAGGTGGCGGAGGTGGACATGGCGCCTACTCCTTTCCCTTTGGGAAGAGGGAGGGTGAAGATACCGTGGAGGCTGGTGTTGGGAATGGAGCACAAAACAGACACGCTCCACACGCTCAAGATCACCCGTTTGGCGTGAGTGCGTGTCACGACATATTTGGCTCTGAGCGGATGGACCACAGCTATGTAGCGCTCCACGCTCAGCGCTGTTACATTCAGGATGGAGGCAAAGCAAACGGTCTCAAAGAGGAAGGTCTTAAAGTAACAGCCGCCTTTGCCGAAAAGGAATGGATAGTTACTCCACATTTCGTAGAGCTCCAAAGGCATTCCCAGAAGAAGCACCAGCAGATCCGAAACTGCCAAACTGAACAGGTAGAAGTTGGTGGGCGTCCTCATGACCTTGTTGCGAGCGATGACGATGCACGTAAGAATGTTTCCCACCGCTCCCACCAAAAAGATGAGCAGGTAGGTGATGCACACAGGCAGAAACACTGGGGAACGTCTAGGCCCCAGATATTTCTCCAGATACTCGTCCTGGTTGAGGCAGAACTCTTCCATTTCCACCTCACTGAGGTTCAACACTAGTGTTGTGTTGCACAGAAGATCTTGGATGCATCTTGATGCCGAGGAATCCGTTGAAGAACAGTTGGGTTCGGCGATCATTCTGGACCTAGTGAGGGAACATAAAAGGGTTGGAGACATCAGATAAGGAACATATTAGCTTGATGATCTTGGCAAATGGGGGAATGAGAAcctgcagtttttaaatgttaaatgttaggGAGAAGGCGCTCTGGAGAAATTGTGCTGTgtcagattttttaatttacattaaaatgttatttattgtcattCAAATATGGGGGTGTGGGGTTAGTAAGTTGATTTATACACAAAGCACACAAGCCGTAGGCGCCAGTTGGTCACTGATAGTATTGCAGAATTCATTCCCTGAGGTGAATCTGATTAGGTTCATCTTCCACTAACTCATGCATGCAGGCAACTGAGACAATATTGTCAAGGCTGTAATTTGCTctaaataatgaaacatttttaacgGAATATTGGTATGTTATATGGTCTGGTGTGTTGCAAGTACAATGCTTCCTAAAAATTCTGCAAGATTGATGCATGCACTAAAAACAGTTTAACAAAGCGAGTTTAGCAAGTGTTTGATTAAGGAGACACGgcattatatatgcatgtgtgtaattatatttacataattaatatacacagtacagaatatatatacagtacagcactaatatatatataaattgaagGATGCACCGAATAGATACAGGTTCACAGAAATCGTTATAAGGAATGACAGAACATTTGAGAAGGACTGCTGATTCCCCAGCAGGGTCTGAGCTCATGGTCGAGCAGCGACGCTATTAGTGCAAGTATAGATGCGGTTACTGTCTTTGATGGGTTGGAGGAATGAAACAGAATGTCTTACATTTAGTTTAAGCTCGCATGATTACATCAGCACGTTCATTTGCCAATGCGGCTGGTATACAGCCACTataattcatcattttttaaagaaagatgaGGACATCATAATAATGTGCTTTATTATGCTTGTGAAAATAAAGTACACCgtagaatattattaaaaacagtgtttactttaacttttatttttatatcaaaaaacaaagaacagttaaaattctaaatttcttttcaattcactttaaaataaacgatttgcaagcacacacacacacaaaacacgcatatatatatatataggctgtACATAAAGACTAgattcatgcatttataaaccCAAATCATGCCAACAGGCTGTATATAGAAGCACAGACCATATTTAGTAATGTTTTGTCTGGTTTTCCCCCAATCACTTGCATTAATCAAGAGAAAATGATGCATGccgtgtattttttttagcataatcGTGAGAGATCAACAAGTGTGTCAGACATTTACGCTCCACATAAAATCAGAAACAACACTGAGAGTCTGAAAACGGATCAGTCGGTCTCGAATCTAATCAACACACGTAAACCCTAGAGCATTTCATTAAAGAAGCCTCCCATTCCAATCATGCCACTACTATCTGCCATACAGCcataaaatgataataagaTGTCTTTGAATAGATAGTCACTTACACTAGACACGCTATATCTATATTAACAAGAATCTTACCTTATAGTTTGGCACAATCCACTacggtaaaaaaagaaaattaaaggtGGAGGTTCtcctcagaagccctgagctgatgtaaaaatgctgttctaGTTAAA
This window of the Puntigrus tetrazona isolate hp1 chromosome 22, ASM1883169v1, whole genome shotgun sequence genome carries:
- the nmur1a gene encoding neuromedin-U receptor 1 yields the protein MIAEPNCSSTDSSASRCIQDLLCNTTLVLNLSEVEMEEFCLNQDEYLEKYLGPRRSPVFLPVCITYLLIFLVGAVGNILTCIVIARNKVMRTPTNFYLFSLAVSDLLVLLLGMPLELYEMWSNYPFLFGKGGCYFKTFLFETVCFASILNVTALSVERYIAVVHPLRAKYVVTRTHAKRVILSVWSVSVLCSIPNTSLHGIFTLPLPKGKGVGAMSTSATCMLVKPRWMYNLIIQITTLLFFLLPMLTISVLYLLIGMQLKREKMLQVLEAKASLGQDSSSNVRSQQQKTRRQQVTKMLFVLVVMFGICWAPFHTDRLMWSFMDQKSSEHIKIFQIYEYVHVISGVFFYLSSAINPILYNLMSTRFREMFKEVMCHHKWRPVPRKHSLSMTRVTVRSTLSDVPPCNGTVTTEGEDCDIDECQENKTTFS